One window of Mauremys reevesii isolate NIE-2019 linkage group 4, ASM1616193v1, whole genome shotgun sequence genomic DNA carries:
- the LOC120404132 gene encoding zymogen granule membrane protein 16-like yields the protein MMLQILGVTLLLLGASAGEKERQRRHSYSGEYGSGSGTPFSYSGPDRWGPITALRIWEHCNSYLSGIQLQFGHRWGELFGAKVGKALEVTLLPREHITQISGKHYTYIYQLIISTTHGRSFFFGQPYGYSFNAVPLSRAEYLVFLTGHYSGSSLTGIAMHWAELRGRGREPAEPSGGEFPRPTQLFSLPGFASRPETRKPGPS from the exons ATGATGCTGCAAATCCTCGGCGTGACcctcctgctgctgggagcctCGGCCGGGGAGAAGGAGC GCCAGCGCCGACACTCGTATTCCGGGGAGTACGGCTCGGGCTCGGGGACCCCGTTTTCCTATTCGGGGCCGGACCGATGGGGCCCCATCACGGCTCTCCGGATCTGGGAGCATTGCAACAGCTACCTCAGCGG catccaGCTCCAGTTCGGGCACCGGTGGGGCGAGCTGTTCGGGGCAAAGGTGGGGAAGGCGCTGGAGGTGACCCTGTTACCCCGCGAGCACATCACGCAGATCTCGGGCAAACATTACACCTACATCTACCAGCTCATCATCTCCACCACCCACGGGCGCAGCTTCTTCTTCGGCCAGCCCTACGGCTACTCCTTCAACGCCGTCCCGCTGTCCCGCGCCGAGTACCTGGTCTTCCTCACCGGCCACTACAGCGGGTCCAGCCTGACGGGCATCGCCATGCACTGGGCcgagctgcgggggcgggggcgggagccaGCGGAGCCCAGTGGCGGGGAGTTCCCCAGGCCAACGCAGCTTTTCTCTCTGCCCGGCTTCGCCTCCAGGCCAGAGACCAGGAAGCCAGGTCCTTCTTAG